The following proteins are encoded in a genomic region of Primulina huaijiensis isolate GDHJ02 chromosome 3, ASM1229523v2, whole genome shotgun sequence:
- the LOC140973446 gene encoding CLIP-associated protein-like isoform X3: MEEALELARAKDTKERMAGVERLHQLLEVSRKTYTASEVTSLVDVCLDLLRDNNFRVCQGALQALASAAVLSGEHLKLHFNALVPAVVERFGDAKQPVRDAARRLLLTLMEVSSPTIIVERAGTYAWAHKSWKVREEFARTVTSAIGLFASTELPLQRAILPPILQMMNDTNPGVRESATSCIEEMYTQAGSQFCEELHRHNLPTTMLKDINARLEKIEPKVRSSDVITSNFSSNETKPVSLNLKKSSPKVKCSTRDVSLFGADGDITEKPVEPIKVYSEKELIREFEKIGTTLVPDKDWSIRIAAMQRVEGLVIGGGADYLCFRGLLKQLVGPLSSQLSDRRSSIVKQACHLLNLLSKELLGDFEACAEVFILVLFKLVVITVLVIAESADNCIKTMLRNCKVSRALPRIVDSAKNDRSAVLRARCCEYALLVLEYWADAPEIQRSAENYEDLIRCCIADAMSEVRSTARACYRMFTKTWPERSRRLFLSFDAVVQRVINDEDGGMHRRHASPSVRDRGSNTPFTSQTYVPSNIPGYGTSAIVAMDRSGNIPSGTSLPSGLLLSQAKSAGKVTERSLESVLHSSKQKVSAIESMLKGLDIGKSRSSSLDLGNSRNGGLVLSDIITQIQASKDLGKLSYLSNVGSEPLSVHSSYSAKRTTEKAQDRGFTQETEFKESKRYLNSYTDRQSLETPYKDANYRDSQNYYVPNFQRPLLGKNASGRMSVGRRRSFDDSQLSLGDVSSYVEGPASLNDALSEGLHTSSDWNARVAAFNFIHSLLQQGPREIQEILQNFEKVMKLFFQHLDDPHHKVAQAALSTLADLIPACKKRFENFMERILPHVFSRLIDPKELVRQPCSTTLDIVGKTYGTDALLPALLRSLDEQRSPKAKLAVIEFAIGSFNKHIPTSEGSANSGILKLWLTKLTPLVRDKNTKLKEAAITCIISVYTRFDPAAVLYFILSLSVDEQNSLRRALKKHTPRIEVDLMNFLQSKKEKHGKSSYDPSDVVGTLSEEGYIGGSRKSYMFGKYSSGSVDSDGGRKWRSLQDASHVTGSIINFKSDDNQEILHQDILETNLNPDVSFSNYKNLKSGSDMLNDNKGTWDIDNCANTEITSTSCLDINGHGGSDHLPNSEDSGFDTVPSSESTVDHHLKLPALSLNSAAEQGPSIPQILHLICNGNDESMTANKRGALQQLVEVSISNDHTIWGKYFNQILTAVLELLDDSDPSICEMVLSLIVEMLKNQKKSMEDSVEILIEKLLHVTKDNAPKVSSESEHCLTMVLSQYDPFRCLSVIVPLLVTEDERTLITCINCLTKLVGKLSQEELMGQLQSFLPALFDAFGSQSADVRKTVVFCLVDVYIMLGKAFLPYLEGLNSTQLRLVTIYANRISQARTGAPIDAAQ, translated from the exons ATGGAGGAGGCGCTGGAGTTGGCGCGTGCGAAGGACACTAAGGAGAGGATGGCTGGCGTCGAGCGTCTCCACCAACTGCTCGAAGTGTCGAGGAAGACATATACGGCTTCCGAGGTGACGTCACTCGTGGATGTATGTTTAGATCTTCTGAGAGACAACAATTTTCGAGTTTGTCAGGGTGCTCTACAGGCGCTGGCCTCGGCCGCCGTGCTCTCCGGCGAGCATTTGAAACTCCACTTCAACGCGCTTGTTCCCGCCGTGGTCGAGAGATTTGGTGATGCCAAGCAGCCTGTCAGAGATGCTGCTAGAAGGCTTCTGCTTACTCTAATGGAG GTGTCTTCCCCAACAATCATTGTTGAAAGAGCAGGGACATATGCTTGGGCTCACAAAAGCTGGAAAGTTCGAGAAGAATTTGCTCGTACAGTCACATCGGCGATTGGTCTCTTTGCATCCACGGAACTACCTCTTCAACGTGCTATTCTTCCACCT ATTTTGCAGATGATGAATGACACAAATCCTGGTGTAAGGGAATCGGCTACTTCTTGTATTGAG GAGATGTATACTCAAGCTGGATCACAATTCTGTGAGGAACTGCATAGGCATAATCTACCTACAACAATG TTAAAAGATATAAATGCCAGATTGGAAAAAATCGAGCCAAAGGTTCGCTCGTCTGATGTGATTACGAGCAATTTCTCTTCCAATGAGACTAAGCCTGTGAGCCTTAATCTGAAAAAAAGCAGCCCCAAGGTCAAATGTTCGACTCGCGATGTTTCTCTCTTCGGAG CAGATGGTGATATAACAGAGAAACCTGTTGAACCAATAAAAGTGTATTCAGAAAAGGAGCTCATCAGGGAGTTTGAGAAGATTGGTACAACCCTTGTGCCAGATAAAGATTGGTCAATACGAATAGCAGCAATGCAGAGAGTTGAAGGTCTTGTCATTGGAG GTGGAGCTGATTACCTTTGCTTTCGTGGACTTCTCAAGCAGTTGGTTGGTCCTTTGAGCTCACAACTATCTGATCGGCGATCTAGCATTGTGAAACAA GCATGCCATTTGTTGAACTTACTATCAAAAGAACTCTTGGGCGACTTTGAGGCATGTGCTGAGGTGTTCATTCTG GTCCTTTTCAAGCTTGTTGTGATTACAGTGCTTGTAATCGCAGAATCAGCAGATAACTGCATAAAAACG ATGCTACGCAACTGCAAAGTTTCCCGTGCACTTCCTCGGATTGTCGACTCTGCAAAGAATGATCGCAGTGCTGTACTTCGTGCGAG GTGCTGTGAATATGCGCTTCTAGTCCTTGAATATTGGGCCGATGCACCTGAGATTCAACGTTCAGCTGAGAACTATGAAGACTTGATCAGATGTTGTATTGCAGATGCAATGAGTGAG GTACGATCTACTGCAAGGGCATGCTATAGAATGTTTACAAAAACCTGGCCTGAGCGTTCACGCCGCCTGTTTTTGTCTTTTGATGCCGTAGTTCAAAGG GTAATAAACGATGAGGATGGAGGAATGCATAGAAGACATGCTTCTCCTTCTGTTCGGGACAGGGGTTCAAACACGCCATTCACCTCTCAGACCTATGTACCATCCAACATACCTGGTTATGGGACTTCTGCTATAGTTGCAATGGATAGAAGTGGAAATATACCTTCGGGAACATCTCTTCCCTCAGGACTACTACTCTCACAAGCCAAGTCTGCGGGTAAAGTCACAGAGCGCAGTCTTGAAAGCGTGCTGCACTCAAGCAAACAAAAGGTCTCTGCTATTGAGAGTATGCTGAAAGGTTTGGATATAGGGAAAAGCCGATCCTCTAGTTTGGACCTAG GTAATAGTCGCAATGGAGGCTTGGTGTTGTCTGATATCATCACTCAAATTCAGGCTTCTAAAGATTTGGGTAAACTTTCGTATCTCAGTAATGTGGGAAGTGAACCTTTGTCAGTACATTCATCTTACTCAGCCAAGAGAACTACTGAAAAAGCACAAGATAGAGGTTTTACTCAAGAAACTGAGTTTAAGGAGTCAAAACGATATTTGAACTCTTATACTGACAGGCAATCCTTGGAAACTCCATATAAAGATGCTAATTATAGAGATTCCCAAAATTATTACGTGCCAAATTTTCAGCGTCCACTTCTAGGAAAGAATGCATCTGGACGAATGTCAGTGGGGAGGAGAAGGAGTTTTGATGATAGTCAGCTATCACTAGGAGATGTATCGAGCTACGTGGAAGGTCCAGCTTCACTTAATGATGCTCTGAGTGAGGGGCTCCACACTAGTTCAGATTGGAATGCCCGTGTTGCGGCATTTAATTTTATTCACTCACTGCTACAGCAAGGTCCGAGAGAAATTCAAGAAATACTGCAAAACTTTGAGAAGGTTATGAAGCTGTTTTTCCAGCATTTGGATGATCCTCATCATAAAGTTGCACAAGCTGCCCTCTCCACTCTCGCAGATCTTATTCCTGCATGTAAAAAacgttttgaaaattttatggaGAGGATATTACCACATGTCTTCTCACGGTTGATAGATCCTAAAGAATTAGTTAGGCAACCTTGCTCAACGACATTGGATATTGTTGGGAAAACATATGGCACTGATGCACTTCTGCCTGCTTTGCTCCGTTCACTGGATGAGCAGCGTTCTCCTAAGGCAAAATTAGCAGTTATTGAGTTTGCTATAGGTTCATTTAACAAACATATACCTACTTCTGAAGGATCTGCAAATAGTGGCATCCTTAAGTTATGGCTTACCAAATTAACACCTTTGGTCCGCGATaaaaatacaaaactgaaaGAAGCAGCTATCACATGTATAATATCTGTTTATACCCGTTTTGACCCAGCGGcagtattatattttattcttagCTTATCTGTTGATGAGCAGAATTCATTAAGACGAGCCCTTAAAAAGCATACTCCACGAATTGAAGTAGATTTGATGAATTTTCTACAGAGCAAGAAAGAGAAACATGGCAAGTCCTCTTATGATCCATCTGATGTGGTTGGAACATTGTCTGAAGAAGGATATATTGGAGGTTCAAGGAAGAGCTACATGTTTGGAAAGTATTCTTCTGGTTCTGTAGACAGCGATGGTGGTAGGAAGTGGAGGTCTCTTCAAGATGCATCGCATGTTACAGGGTCTATTATTAACTTCAAATCTGATGATAATCAAGAGATCTTGCATCAAGATATTTTGGAGACTAATTTAAACCCTGATGTTTCCTtttcaaattacaaaaatttgaaaagtggCTCTGATATGCTCAACGATAACAAAGGAACTTGGGATATTGATAACTGTGCTAACACGGAGATTACTTCAACCTCATGTTTGGACATAAATGGGCATGGTGGATCTGATCATCTGCCAAATTCTGAAGACTCAGGGTTTGATACTGTACCTTCATCTGAATCTACAGTAGATCATCATCTCAAGCTTCCTGCTTTAAGTCTGAACTCTGCAGCAGAACAGGGACCTAGCATTCCCCAGATTCTTCATTTG ATATGTAACGGGAATGACGAAAGCATGACAGCTAACAAGCGTGGTGCACTTCAACAGTTAGTTGAAGTTTCTATATCTAATGACCACACTATTTGGGGCAAG TACTTCAATCAGATATTAACGGCTGTACTCGAATTGCTGGATGACTCTGATCCATCCATTTGCGAGATGGTACTTTCTCTGATCGTTGAAATGCTGAAGAATCAG AAAAAATCTATGGAGGATTCTGTTGAGATTTTAATTGAAAAGCTGCTTCATGTGACAAAGGACAATGCTCCAAAG GTATCCAGTGAATCGGAGCATTGCTTGACCATGGTTTTGTCACAATATGACCCATTTAGATGCTTAAGT GTTATTGTTCCTTTGCTGGTTACTGAAGATGAGAGAACTCTTATAACATGCATAAATTGTTTGACGAAG CTTGTAGGTAAACTCTCCCAAGAGGAACTTATGGGTCAGTTGCAATCGTTTTTACCTGCTCTTTTTGATGCTTTTGGGAGCCAAAGTGCAGATGTTCGGAAG ACTGTCGTTTTCTGTCTAGTTGACGTATATATCATGCTTGGAAAAGCGTTTTTGCCTTACTTGGAGGGGCTTAACAGCACACAACTACGATTGGTTACTATTTACGCAAACCGGATATCCCAGGCGAGGACTGGTGCTCCGATTGATGCTGCACAATAA
- the LOC140973446 gene encoding CLIP-associated protein-like isoform X2: MEEALELARAKDTKERMAGVERLHQLLEVSRKTYTASEVTSLVDVCLDLLRDNNFRVCQGALQALASAAVLSGEHLKLHFNALVPAVVERFGDAKQPVRDAARRLLLTLMEVSSPTIIVERAGTYAWAHKSWKVREEFARTVTSAIGLFASTELPLQRAILPPILQMMNDTNPGVRESATSCIEEMYTQAGSQFCEELHRHNLPTTMLKDINARLEKIEPKVRSSDVITSNFSSNETKPVSLNLKKSSPKVKCSTRDVSLFGDGDITEKPVEPIKVYSEKELIREFEKIGTTLVPDKDWSIRIAAMQRVEGLVIGGGADYLCFRGLLKQLVGPLSSQLSDRRSSIVKQACHLLNLLSKELLGDFEACAEVFILVLFKLVVITVLVIAESADNCIKTMLRNCKVSRALPRIVDSAKNDRSAVLRARCCEYALLVLEYWADAPEIQRSAENYEDLIRCCIADAMSEVRSTARACYRMFTKTWPERSRRLFLSFDAVVQRVINDEDGGMHRRHASPSVRDRGSNTPFTSQTYVPSNIPGYGTSAIVAMDRSGNIPSGTSLPSGLLLSQAKSAGKVTERSLESVLHSSKQKVSAIESMLKGLDIGKSRSSSLDLGVDPPSSRDLPFPLAVPASHSLMHSSVDMMSSVSTGNSRNGGLVLSDIITQIQASKDLGKLSYLSNVGSEPLSVHSSYSAKRTTEKAQDRGFTQETEFKESKRYLNSYTDRQSLETPYKDANYRDSQNYYVPNFQRPLLGKNASGRMSVGRRRSFDDSQLSLGDVSSYVEGPASLNDALSEGLHTSSDWNARVAAFNFIHSLLQQGPREIQEILQNFEKVMKLFFQHLDDPHHKVAQAALSTLADLIPACKKRFENFMERILPHVFSRLIDPKELVRQPCSTTLDIVGKTYGTDALLPALLRSLDEQRSPKAKLAVIEFAIGSFNKHIPTSEGSANSGILKLWLTKLTPLVRDKNTKLKEAAITCIISVYTRFDPAAVLYFILSLSVDEQNSLRRALKKHTPRIEVDLMNFLQSKKEKHGKSSYDPSDVVGTLSEEGYIGGSRKSYMFGKYSSGSVDSDGGRKWRSLQDASHVTGSIINFKSDDNQEILHQDILETNLNPDVSFSNYKNLKSGSDMLNDNKGTWDIDNCANTEITSTSCLDINGHGGSDHLPNSEDSGFDTVPSSESTVDHHLKLPALSLNSAAEQGPSIPQILHLICNGNDESMTANKRGALQQLVEVSISNDHTIWGKYFNQILTAVLELLDDSDPSICEMVLSLIVEMLKNQKKSMEDSVEILIEKLLHVTKDNAPKVSSESEHCLTMVLSQYDPFRCLSVIVPLLVTEDERTLITCINCLTKLVGKLSQEELMGQLQSFLPALFDAFGSQSADVRKTVVFCLVDVYIMLGKAFLPYLEGLNSTQLRLVTIYANRISQARTGAPIDAAQ; encoded by the exons ATGGAGGAGGCGCTGGAGTTGGCGCGTGCGAAGGACACTAAGGAGAGGATGGCTGGCGTCGAGCGTCTCCACCAACTGCTCGAAGTGTCGAGGAAGACATATACGGCTTCCGAGGTGACGTCACTCGTGGATGTATGTTTAGATCTTCTGAGAGACAACAATTTTCGAGTTTGTCAGGGTGCTCTACAGGCGCTGGCCTCGGCCGCCGTGCTCTCCGGCGAGCATTTGAAACTCCACTTCAACGCGCTTGTTCCCGCCGTGGTCGAGAGATTTGGTGATGCCAAGCAGCCTGTCAGAGATGCTGCTAGAAGGCTTCTGCTTACTCTAATGGAG GTGTCTTCCCCAACAATCATTGTTGAAAGAGCAGGGACATATGCTTGGGCTCACAAAAGCTGGAAAGTTCGAGAAGAATTTGCTCGTACAGTCACATCGGCGATTGGTCTCTTTGCATCCACGGAACTACCTCTTCAACGTGCTATTCTTCCACCT ATTTTGCAGATGATGAATGACACAAATCCTGGTGTAAGGGAATCGGCTACTTCTTGTATTGAG GAGATGTATACTCAAGCTGGATCACAATTCTGTGAGGAACTGCATAGGCATAATCTACCTACAACAATG TTAAAAGATATAAATGCCAGATTGGAAAAAATCGAGCCAAAGGTTCGCTCGTCTGATGTGATTACGAGCAATTTCTCTTCCAATGAGACTAAGCCTGTGAGCCTTAATCTGAAAAAAAGCAGCCCCAAGGTCAAATGTTCGACTCGCGATGTTTCTCTCTTCGGAG ATGGTGATATAACAGAGAAACCTGTTGAACCAATAAAAGTGTATTCAGAAAAGGAGCTCATCAGGGAGTTTGAGAAGATTGGTACAACCCTTGTGCCAGATAAAGATTGGTCAATACGAATAGCAGCAATGCAGAGAGTTGAAGGTCTTGTCATTGGAG GTGGAGCTGATTACCTTTGCTTTCGTGGACTTCTCAAGCAGTTGGTTGGTCCTTTGAGCTCACAACTATCTGATCGGCGATCTAGCATTGTGAAACAA GCATGCCATTTGTTGAACTTACTATCAAAAGAACTCTTGGGCGACTTTGAGGCATGTGCTGAGGTGTTCATTCTG GTCCTTTTCAAGCTTGTTGTGATTACAGTGCTTGTAATCGCAGAATCAGCAGATAACTGCATAAAAACG ATGCTACGCAACTGCAAAGTTTCCCGTGCACTTCCTCGGATTGTCGACTCTGCAAAGAATGATCGCAGTGCTGTACTTCGTGCGAG GTGCTGTGAATATGCGCTTCTAGTCCTTGAATATTGGGCCGATGCACCTGAGATTCAACGTTCAGCTGAGAACTATGAAGACTTGATCAGATGTTGTATTGCAGATGCAATGAGTGAG GTACGATCTACTGCAAGGGCATGCTATAGAATGTTTACAAAAACCTGGCCTGAGCGTTCACGCCGCCTGTTTTTGTCTTTTGATGCCGTAGTTCAAAGG GTAATAAACGATGAGGATGGAGGAATGCATAGAAGACATGCTTCTCCTTCTGTTCGGGACAGGGGTTCAAACACGCCATTCACCTCTCAGACCTATGTACCATCCAACATACCTGGTTATGGGACTTCTGCTATAGTTGCAATGGATAGAAGTGGAAATATACCTTCGGGAACATCTCTTCCCTCAGGACTACTACTCTCACAAGCCAAGTCTGCGGGTAAAGTCACAGAGCGCAGTCTTGAAAGCGTGCTGCACTCAAGCAAACAAAAGGTCTCTGCTATTGAGAGTATGCTGAAAGGTTTGGATATAGGGAAAAGCCGATCCTCTAGTTTGGACCTAG GAGTTGACCCACCATCTTCTCGAGATCTGCCGTTTCCCCTTGCTGTTCCAGCTTCACATAGTCTTATGCATTCTTCAGTAGATATGATGTCTAGTGTTTCTACAGGTAATAGTCGCAATGGAGGCTTGGTGTTGTCTGATATCATCACTCAAATTCAGGCTTCTAAAGATTTGGGTAAACTTTCGTATCTCAGTAATGTGGGAAGTGAACCTTTGTCAGTACATTCATCTTACTCAGCCAAGAGAACTACTGAAAAAGCACAAGATAGAGGTTTTACTCAAGAAACTGAGTTTAAGGAGTCAAAACGATATTTGAACTCTTATACTGACAGGCAATCCTTGGAAACTCCATATAAAGATGCTAATTATAGAGATTCCCAAAATTATTACGTGCCAAATTTTCAGCGTCCACTTCTAGGAAAGAATGCATCTGGACGAATGTCAGTGGGGAGGAGAAGGAGTTTTGATGATAGTCAGCTATCACTAGGAGATGTATCGAGCTACGTGGAAGGTCCAGCTTCACTTAATGATGCTCTGAGTGAGGGGCTCCACACTAGTTCAGATTGGAATGCCCGTGTTGCGGCATTTAATTTTATTCACTCACTGCTACAGCAAGGTCCGAGAGAAATTCAAGAAATACTGCAAAACTTTGAGAAGGTTATGAAGCTGTTTTTCCAGCATTTGGATGATCCTCATCATAAAGTTGCACAAGCTGCCCTCTCCACTCTCGCAGATCTTATTCCTGCATGTAAAAAacgttttgaaaattttatggaGAGGATATTACCACATGTCTTCTCACGGTTGATAGATCCTAAAGAATTAGTTAGGCAACCTTGCTCAACGACATTGGATATTGTTGGGAAAACATATGGCACTGATGCACTTCTGCCTGCTTTGCTCCGTTCACTGGATGAGCAGCGTTCTCCTAAGGCAAAATTAGCAGTTATTGAGTTTGCTATAGGTTCATTTAACAAACATATACCTACTTCTGAAGGATCTGCAAATAGTGGCATCCTTAAGTTATGGCTTACCAAATTAACACCTTTGGTCCGCGATaaaaatacaaaactgaaaGAAGCAGCTATCACATGTATAATATCTGTTTATACCCGTTTTGACCCAGCGGcagtattatattttattcttagCTTATCTGTTGATGAGCAGAATTCATTAAGACGAGCCCTTAAAAAGCATACTCCACGAATTGAAGTAGATTTGATGAATTTTCTACAGAGCAAGAAAGAGAAACATGGCAAGTCCTCTTATGATCCATCTGATGTGGTTGGAACATTGTCTGAAGAAGGATATATTGGAGGTTCAAGGAAGAGCTACATGTTTGGAAAGTATTCTTCTGGTTCTGTAGACAGCGATGGTGGTAGGAAGTGGAGGTCTCTTCAAGATGCATCGCATGTTACAGGGTCTATTATTAACTTCAAATCTGATGATAATCAAGAGATCTTGCATCAAGATATTTTGGAGACTAATTTAAACCCTGATGTTTCCTtttcaaattacaaaaatttgaaaagtggCTCTGATATGCTCAACGATAACAAAGGAACTTGGGATATTGATAACTGTGCTAACACGGAGATTACTTCAACCTCATGTTTGGACATAAATGGGCATGGTGGATCTGATCATCTGCCAAATTCTGAAGACTCAGGGTTTGATACTGTACCTTCATCTGAATCTACAGTAGATCATCATCTCAAGCTTCCTGCTTTAAGTCTGAACTCTGCAGCAGAACAGGGACCTAGCATTCCCCAGATTCTTCATTTG ATATGTAACGGGAATGACGAAAGCATGACAGCTAACAAGCGTGGTGCACTTCAACAGTTAGTTGAAGTTTCTATATCTAATGACCACACTATTTGGGGCAAG TACTTCAATCAGATATTAACGGCTGTACTCGAATTGCTGGATGACTCTGATCCATCCATTTGCGAGATGGTACTTTCTCTGATCGTTGAAATGCTGAAGAATCAG AAAAAATCTATGGAGGATTCTGTTGAGATTTTAATTGAAAAGCTGCTTCATGTGACAAAGGACAATGCTCCAAAG GTATCCAGTGAATCGGAGCATTGCTTGACCATGGTTTTGTCACAATATGACCCATTTAGATGCTTAAGT GTTATTGTTCCTTTGCTGGTTACTGAAGATGAGAGAACTCTTATAACATGCATAAATTGTTTGACGAAG CTTGTAGGTAAACTCTCCCAAGAGGAACTTATGGGTCAGTTGCAATCGTTTTTACCTGCTCTTTTTGATGCTTTTGGGAGCCAAAGTGCAGATGTTCGGAAG ACTGTCGTTTTCTGTCTAGTTGACGTATATATCATGCTTGGAAAAGCGTTTTTGCCTTACTTGGAGGGGCTTAACAGCACACAACTACGATTGGTTACTATTTACGCAAACCGGATATCCCAGGCGAGGACTGGTGCTCCGATTGATGCTGCACAATAA